From Anas acuta chromosome 11, bAnaAcu1.1, whole genome shotgun sequence, the proteins below share one genomic window:
- the PRRT3 gene encoding proline-rich transmembrane protein 3: protein MAAAWLVTWGLLLATGVPAGARGTLSVELPSDGTPQRGRDPLSWAHQQPVPSPAWDASGELSGAGGPDSEHWGGGSPVHWSLLPQPGAVTGAPRGTGMSLAGSAAPAVVEEPFIAWRGGEAEGQHGPWGRTRLPHGSASGTPAPKVPTDIGPGSPGPPWAMQGTSVSRQSATVPARTPGPRPTVSTIALTPEPTEGTRTGTSEAHTWGQTAAPGPPGEVQEPRGPPSTAPVPQPAGTGPAEGPHASPGSVQPTWGRRGDTGSPPSPSPALPSSVPLLLGGRGGSSWGLVPEVAQEGRAETWTWALPAHQRSTRRAPLSNATAGDTASARPTGLQGPQPTPGAALGTSPTPLPVSSTASPGTPYAGLLPEQDVGTPQRVRGAVGPESIPNATVPAPQPTTHPVAGTPPGTRRSDTSGTQPPATSTTASPSATWRRGVVWVTTQRAPWRPPAPEPEPEPEPSHPAPGASSCPGSPCSDGGSNTTALGWAELRRPLRLAWAAHAYAVAALCLLLALGCLGGLGAAAALRPPHLPLLLGAQGLLLAASLLRATLLLLDPYGARGRLPPRALLLLCTAPFPLLLVAFALLLRRLQRLAQLRLLPTPLGGLPALGAAAALQSGAPAAADLLWPRVGLAAGLALHGLGCAAGALLLLLGGLRGGWRALRAPRREGPGLRRGARALLAAGALGLPCCGLQVYSALWLRGGLGPPGRCGWPCWAAQCWMRAGELGAGLALLAGAAEPLWGGRHGTNTGHSCWAKALRYFCAGRKAQAPEYPNNCYDRAERAPSGDISKSLIRNPAEQLPLRALKDSNEARAGTALGAAGLSPKCPNAAAAVVVAARERGSSASLGDLAFRPPSPIDLRRSIDQALCRRHLLREGLFGRPRRGSGASLRAAAEPPGLARCTSLTELPGPRGDSVASASSLESSSLKISWNPWRHGLSSPDSLPLEEAPSRAQLLAHQEPPALPQPPDSEREARRSFLALSKQVDARSLSSDTIEL, encoded by the exons ATGGCTGCAGCGTGGCTCGtcacctgggggctgctcctggccaccGGGGTCCCCGCCGGGGCCCGGGGGACGCTGTCAGTGGAGCTGCCGTCGGATGGGACCCCCCAGCGGGGCAGGGACCCCCTGTCCTGGGCACACCAGCAGCCGGTCCCCTCTCCTGCTTGGGACGCCTCGGGGGAGCTGAGCGGTGCCGGGGGCCCTGACAGCGAGCACTGGGGGGGTGGCAGCCCCGTGCACTGgtccctgctgccacagccGGGGGCTGTCACCGGGGCACCCCGGGGGACGGGGATGAGCCTGGCGGGCAGCGCAGCCCCGGCTGTGGTGGAGGAGCCCTTCATCGCCTGGCGAGGAGGGGAGGCCGAAGGCCAGCACGGCCCCTGGGGGAGGACACGGCTGCCCCATGGCTCTGCATCAGGGACACCGGCCCCCAAAGTGCCCACGGACATTGGGCCGGGCTCCCCGGGGCCGCCCTGGGCCATGCAGGGAACGTCCGTGTCCAGGCAGAGTGCCACCGTGCCAGCCAGGACCCCTGGCCCCCGGCCGACCGTGTCCACCATCGCCCTGACCCCCGAGCCGACAGAGGGGACCAGGACGGGGACATCAGAAGCACACACATGGGGACAAACAGCGGCCCCGGGCCCTCCTGGGGAAGTGCAGGAGCCGCGGggcccccccagcactgcccctgTCCCCCAGCCCGCGGGCACGGGGCCAGCAGAGGGTCCCCACGCCAGCCCTGGCTCTGTGCAGCCGACATGGGGCAgacgtggggacacggggagcccccccagcccctccccggctctgcccagctctgtcccgctgctgctgggggggcgggggggctcATCCTGGGGGCTGGTGCCCGAGGTAGCCCAGGAGGGCCGGGCTGAGACGTGGACCTGGGCACTGCCTGCCCACCAGAGGAGCACCCGCAGGGCCCCGCTCAGCAACGCCACCGCCGGGGACACGGCGTCCGCCAGGCCAACGGGGCTGCAgggcccccagcccaccccgggggctgccctCGGCACCAGCCCCACGCCGCTGCCCGtctccagcacagcctcccccGGCACTCCCTATGCAG GGCTGCTGCCTGAGCAGGACGTGGGCACCCCGCAGCGTGTCCGGGGTGCCGTGGGTCCCGAGAGCATCCCGAATGCCACCGTGCCTGCCCCGCAGCCAACAACCCATCCCGTGGCAGGGACACCCCCCGGGACCAGGCGCTCAG ACACCTCGGGGACGCAGCCCCCGGCCACCAGCACCACCGCGTCCCCCTCGGCCACGTGGCGGCGAGGAGTGGTTTGGGTGACGACGCAACGCGCCCCGTGGCGTCCCCCAGCACCGGAGCCGGAGCCAGAACCGGAGCCCAGCCACCCGGCACCGggtgccagctcctgcccgGGGTCCCCGTGCTCCGATGGGGGCTCCAACACGACGGCGCTGGGCTGGGCCGAGCTGCGCCGCCCGCTGCGCCTGGCCTGGGCCGCCCACGCCTACGCGGTGGCCgcgctctgcctgctgctggccctgggctgcctgggggggctgggggcggccgcggcgctGCGCCCACCccacctgcccctgctgctgggcgcccaggggctgctgctggccgccAGCCTCCTGCGggccaccctgctgctgctggacccCTACGGGGCGCGCGGCCGCCTGCCGCCCCgcgccctgctgctgctctgcacggCCCCCTTcccgctgctgctggtggccttcGCCCTGCTGCTGCGCCGCCTGCAGCGCCTGGCACAGCTCCggctgctgcccacccccctgggggggctgccagcACTGGGGGCCGCGGCCGCCCTGCAGAGCGGGGCGCCGGCTGCCGCCGACCTGCTGTGGCCACGCGTGGGGCTGGCCGCCGGGCTGGCGCTGCACGGGTTGGGGTGCGCGGCCggggcgctgctgctgctcctgggggggctccgggggggctgGCGGGCGCTGCGAGCCCCCCGCCGCGAGGGGCCGGGGTTACGGCGAGGGGCGCGGGCGCTGCTGGCGGCGGGggcgctggggctgccctgctgcgGGCTGCAGGTGTACAGCGCCCTGTGGCTGCGCGGAGGCCTGGGGCCCCCCGGGCGCTGCGGCTGGCCCTGCTGGGCGGCGCAGTGCTGGATGCGTGCCGGGGAGCTGGGCGCCGGGCTGGCCTTGCTGGCGGGCGCCGCCGAGCCCCTGTGGGGCGGCCGGCACGGCACCAACACCGGGCACTCGTGCTGGGCCAAGGCGCTGCGGTATTTCTGCGCCGGGCGCAAGGCCCAGGCGCCCGAGTACCCCAACAACTGCTACGACCGCGCCGAGCGGGCGCCCAGCGGCGACATCTCCAAGAGCCTGATCCGCAACCCGGCCGAGCAGCTGCCGCTGCGGGCGCTGAAGGACAGCAACGAGGCGCGGGCGGGCACGGcgctgggggcggcggggctcAGCCCCAAGTGCCCcaacgccgccgccgccgtggtGGTGGCCGCCCGCGAGCGGGGCTCCTCGGCCTCCCTGGGGGACCTGGCCTTCCGCCCGCCCTCGCCCATCGACCTGCGGCGCAGCATCGACCAGGCGCTGTGCCGCCGCCACCTCCTGCGCGAGGGGCTTTTTGGGCGGCCTCGGCGTGGCTCCGGAGCCTCGCTGCGcgccgccgccgagcccccCGGGCTGGCTCGCTGCACCTCGCTGACCGAGCTGCCCGGGCCTCGCGGGGACTCGGTGGCCTCCGCCAGCTCCTTGGAGAGCTCCTCGCTGAAAATCAGCTGGAACCCCTGGCGCCACGGGCTGTCCTCGCCCGACAGCCTGCCCCTGGAGGAGGCGCCCAGCCGGGCGCAGCTGCTGGCCCACCAGGAGCCCCCCgcgctcccccagccccccgacTCGGAGCGCGAGGCCCGGCGCAGCTTCCTGGCACTCAGCAAGCAGGTGGACGCCCGCAGCCTCTCCAGCGACACCATCGAGCTCTGA